GTGAAGATATCTCTGTTGATTCTCTGCCAAGGCACTTAAGTTTTGGCTATTCGGGGAATTACCTTTGAATGGTGCATCCGGTATCCAGATTTCAATCTTAAAGAACAGATTCTGGACTACTTTAATATACTACTGTATGGATTGAAAAAATAAATGAAAATATATTTAAAAGATAAGGTGTCAATATGAAAACCAGCCCAGGAAAAATTATAATAAGGACCGCAGGGATACTATTGTTATGGCTTTCCCTTATCTATCTGTATACCTTATTACACGAAGGCGGCCATGCGCTTGTTGCAATTATGTATGGCGGAAGGATAGATAGTTTTGTTTTAGGCTTCAACGCCTATGTCTCACAATCCGGAGCAAATTTCACTCCACTGGGAGAGTCTTTGTTCAATATAGCCGGAGTTTTGCTGCCGGCGATATGTTTAGCTGTTGCTCTTAAATTCTACAACAGGAATGTAGTAAATCCGATTTATCATTACATTTATGGCACAATAACTATTGCTGTTATCGGTTCTTTTTTAGCCTCCGTAGTAATACCCCTAATATCTCTGTTTACTGAACCACCTGTAGATGATGATATAAGTAAATTTCTGCAAGTATCAGGGCTAAATCCCTTACTGGTATCATTTACCGCTATTATGATAATATTACTATTCTTACTATTCTCATATAAAATAGGCCTATATTCGAAAATCATAGAATATCTAAAGCCTTTATCAAAGACCAAACGTGATGGGCTTAATAAACAGCAAACAGCTGTCCTGGTATTGGTTATTATTTTCCTGGGAGCAGTTGTATTTGTATCCTATCAAATACTGGTTCCGAACAAAGTTTTTGAAACTTCCTTTTCGACGAATATTCGCGATAATCAGGAAGTTATGAGGATGCCTTTTATAATAAAAACGGGCAAGTCTTACAAAATGAGCCTGAATCTGGAGGCCGAGGGTATACTTACGGATATCCAGATTTATGATGATAATGGCAATATAGTATATCAAAATATCTGCGAACAATTTTCTCTTAGCACAACGCTTAAACTAAAACCTGGAAATTATCTATTAGAACTCACCTTCATCAGGGATCCTGATGTTATGGTGAAATACTTTGGAGAAAAGAAATATGCATTTTCTCAAGACCAGGTTAATATGCTTAAAGAATTATTCGAGAAAACCCGAAATGATGAACTTATCCCGGTTTCCTTTTCAGCAATTATACAGTGAAGTTATGTATATACCCAGTAAAGTTAATTCTTATCCCGGTTCTTCCTATCAGGAAGTCTAACCTTCTATACGCCATTCCCAAGGGTCTATTCGAACTTATGCGACTAAAGCTGTCATTTATTAAGGTATTCTTCCTAAAACCATGTTTTCTTCTGTTCTTAGTGGCTATTGACTGGCTTCTTTTAGTATATTAAATTAATACAATTTACACTGCGACGGGCGCTCCCGTTATAGATCCAGAGTATAATCAGGATTAATTTATCCTGACGTACTTGCTGAGGTTGGTGCTGTGAAGCATCAATGAACCGGGGTGGTACCACGAAGTATTATGCTCTCGTCCCCAGGATTATATCCTGGAGGTGAGAGCTTTTTATATGGATTTTTTATACTTGTACTCACTTTAATATAAAGCAACGAGGCATTCTACATAGAGAACGTAGAGTGCCTCGTTTTCAGGTTATTTATTTTGTAAACTGATTACCCGCATTTGGTTTTGCCTTCTGCCATTGGATGGGTATTATCTCTTCTTCTTCTTATCCTTTAACTCTCTTAAAATAATGCCAGCCCCAAACAACTGCTACAAGTTCCCAGCCTTCCCTGCCGTATTCATTTAGCCGCCTGGTGGTGGCCTCAGCCATACCCCAAATGTAGACACATTTATACTCGTATACCTTCATTGCTATCCTCCTTTCTCTCTTAACGTTCAATGCACAATAGTTGATGTTGTTTATTTATATAATTTTTGTTTATGCCACAATATTAATAACAATCATTTATTTATCAGTACTTTCCACATTTCTGACCTTAACCTTTCCGGTCGCATTTTTACCGGAAATTTGTATTTCATATTCATCGGTTTCAGATACTGCTACGGTGAATACCATTGATTTTAGATTATTTCCTGTATAGGGCTCACTACCGTTTTTTCCGTTGATCGCAAGGGCAATTTCTCCCTCATCACATAGAACTTCGACCTGCAACTCATCTCCCTTGATAAGGGATAATTCACACTTGTTTCTTGAACTCCACTCCCTGAAATCCATTGTGAATCCTTTTCCATCTAGATTCTCAAGAATCACTATAGCACCTTTTGTCGAATAGCAAGCCGAGATTGATATAGCAATTGCAATCACAAGTG
The window above is part of the Clostridiaceae bacterium genome. Proteins encoded here:
- a CDS encoding DUF4177 domain-containing protein — its product is MKVYEYKCVYIWGMAEATTRRLNEYGREGWELVAVVWGWHYFKRVKG